A single window of Fervidicoccus fontis Kam940 DNA harbors:
- a CDS encoding class I SAM-dependent methyltransferase: MVGVKTPINSENDNAFWKEIILSLSEIVGVYEKANNIMSLFTLKYVREKFFQFVFENIEDGKALRILDAGTGPGTSLVYILKKSGKEHYCIGLDPLPEMINTSRKNFIDLDNVDFVRGVFEHLPFREDTFDLEVSSFAYRDAINYLSVALELSRTLKRSGQLFILDLNKPYEKRIIANFMEKIYMSIFPIFAGTILMGKNGFELYRILKKTYIRLPSSAEIYLIFKKVFKHCKYYVMLHGAVMLLHLKEPIRISSQHKG; this comes from the coding sequence ATGGTGGGAGTGAAAACGCCAATCAATTCAGAAAATGATAATGCTTTTTGGAAGGAGATAATTTTATCTCTAAGTGAAATAGTTGGAGTATATGAGAAGGCAAACAACATAATGAGCCTATTCACTCTTAAGTACGTAAGAGAGAAGTTTTTTCAATTCGTTTTTGAAAACATTGAAGACGGAAAAGCGCTAAGAATATTGGATGCAGGCACAGGACCAGGGACTTCTCTTGTATATATCTTGAAAAAAAGCGGAAAGGAGCATTACTGCATTGGACTAGATCCTTTGCCGGAGATGATCAACACATCTAGAAAGAACTTCATTGATTTAGATAATGTAGACTTTGTAAGGGGGGTTTTCGAGCACCTTCCTTTTAGAGAAGATACTTTTGACTTGGAAGTTTCATCTTTTGCATATAGAGACGCAATAAATTATCTTTCTGTAGCTCTCGAACTAAGCAGAACTCTGAAGAGAAGCGGTCAATTATTTATATTAGATTTGAATAAGCCCTATGAAAAAAGGATCATTGCTAACTTTATGGAGAAAATTTACATGTCAATATTCCCAATTTTTGCTGGAACGATTCTCATGGGAAAAAATGGCTTTGAACTTTACAGAATCCTGAAGAAGACATACATTAGACTTCCATCAAGCGCAGAAATTTACCTCATTTTTAAGAAAGTTTTCAAGCATTGTAAGTATTATGTGATGTTACATGGTGCTGTTATGCTTCTCCATCTAAAAGAACCTATCCGAATTTCTTCTCAACATAAAGGTTGA
- a CDS encoding plasma-membrane proton-efflux P-type ATPase, with translation MKTIAYKEMDIEKVLEELKTSRNGLSEEEAKNRLKIYGRNSIEEKRENPIVEFLKKFYGPMPWLLEIAIVLSILIEHYLEAAIIAALLVVNAVIGYRHSVNSRRAVELLKSKLKIKSKVLRDGSWKEIDASEIVPGDIIVVGLGDVVPADCKVIEGELSVDQSALTGESLPVEVSAGGIIFSSSLIKRGKAVCVVVNTGKNTYFGKTVELVKIAHPKSHQQEVLLSVTKAMMIFGVIAMAIATAYAIIAHVKNDIISILTFDVGVLMACVPVALPAVMTIIQAVGAMRLASENVLVTRLDTVEDAASVDVIALDKTGTITMNKLSVVDVVPFKGHSEKEVLEAALIASSEEGGDAIDQTVIDYAQKKGISRNNYTVVKFIPFDPALKRAEAIAKIDGREVRFTKGAPQVILQLCGYENGSKEIEEKIREMSEKGYRTLLVARKDESSDGKYEPLGIMALADPPRPDSMKLIEELKSLQIRPKMITGDSVLIAKQIAKEVGIGDKIFSMGEIKGKNEDEMKKIIEEADGFAEVYPEDKYTIVKTLQENGHIVGMTGDGVNDAPALKQAEVGIAVSNASDAAKAAASLVLLEPGLKGIVEAIKVSRQSYQRALTWVINKTIKVLQYVMLMTVGFILFKYDIITLFGVALILFANDFTTISIATDNVISTINPNKWNVKNITLSSSVIGILLFIEGMLGIFIARDYFHFSISKIQSFVLLIVIFSSQFNVLLVRERRHFWSSMPGKALLISTSSVLVIFTIIGALGIIIEPVGLKASLFALVYSAVFTLALDPVKCYVFRKVGL, from the coding sequence TTGAAAACAATCGCTTACAAGGAAATGGATATTGAAAAGGTGCTAGAAGAATTAAAGACAAGCAGGAATGGTTTAAGCGAGGAAGAAGCTAAGAACAGGCTGAAAATCTACGGGAGAAACTCGATTGAGGAAAAGAGAGAAAATCCAATAGTAGAATTCTTGAAGAAGTTTTATGGTCCAATGCCTTGGCTTCTTGAAATAGCAATTGTTCTATCAATATTAATAGAGCACTATTTGGAAGCGGCAATAATAGCGGCTCTCCTAGTTGTAAATGCAGTAATAGGATATAGGCACTCGGTAAATAGTAGAAGGGCAGTTGAACTTTTAAAATCCAAGTTAAAGATAAAGTCTAAGGTACTGAGGGATGGTAGTTGGAAAGAAATTGATGCGAGTGAAATAGTCCCGGGAGATATAATAGTAGTGGGTTTGGGGGATGTTGTGCCTGCTGATTGCAAAGTAATTGAAGGAGAGCTCTCAGTAGATCAGTCAGCTTTAACTGGTGAATCGTTGCCTGTTGAGGTTTCCGCTGGAGGAATAATTTTTTCCAGTTCGTTGATAAAAAGGGGAAAAGCCGTATGTGTTGTAGTGAATACTGGAAAGAATACGTATTTTGGAAAAACTGTCGAGCTTGTAAAAATCGCTCACCCCAAATCTCACCAGCAGGAAGTTTTACTCTCTGTTACAAAAGCTATGATGATATTTGGAGTTATAGCTATGGCAATAGCTACTGCCTACGCAATTATAGCTCATGTCAAAAATGATATTATATCTATATTGACTTTTGATGTTGGAGTACTTATGGCATGCGTGCCAGTTGCGTTGCCAGCGGTCATGACTATAATTCAGGCAGTAGGAGCTATGAGGCTAGCATCAGAAAACGTTTTAGTCACTAGACTTGATACAGTTGAAGATGCAGCTTCAGTGGATGTGATAGCCCTAGACAAGACCGGAACAATTACAATGAACAAGCTCTCAGTAGTTGATGTAGTTCCATTCAAGGGTCATAGCGAGAAAGAAGTTCTAGAAGCAGCTCTCATCGCTTCAAGTGAAGAAGGAGGAGATGCAATCGATCAGACTGTCATTGATTACGCTCAAAAGAAAGGTATCAGCAGGAACAATTACACAGTTGTGAAATTCATACCTTTCGATCCTGCTTTGAAAAGGGCAGAAGCTATTGCGAAAATCGATGGGAGAGAAGTCAGGTTTACAAAAGGAGCACCACAAGTTATACTTCAACTGTGTGGTTATGAAAATGGCTCCAAAGAAATAGAAGAAAAAATCAGGGAGATGTCAGAAAAGGGATATAGGACCCTTCTGGTAGCACGAAAAGATGAAAGTTCCGATGGAAAATATGAGCCTTTAGGAATTATGGCTTTAGCTGATCCTCCCAGACCGGATTCCATGAAACTGATTGAGGAACTTAAAAGCCTTCAAATAAGACCAAAAATGATAACTGGAGACAGTGTGCTTATTGCAAAGCAAATTGCTAAGGAGGTGGGCATAGGAGATAAGATCTTTTCCATGGGCGAAATTAAGGGGAAGAATGAAGATGAGATGAAGAAAATAATTGAAGAAGCTGATGGATTTGCAGAGGTATATCCTGAGGACAAATATACTATAGTAAAAACACTGCAGGAAAACGGTCACATTGTGGGAATGACGGGAGATGGCGTTAATGATGCACCTGCGCTGAAGCAGGCAGAGGTGGGCATCGCTGTAAGCAACGCATCGGATGCAGCTAAGGCAGCTGCAAGCCTTGTTCTTCTAGAGCCGGGTTTAAAGGGAATTGTAGAAGCTATAAAGGTGAGCAGGCAAAGCTATCAGAGAGCACTAACATGGGTCATAAATAAAACAATTAAGGTCCTTCAATACGTTATGTTGATGACTGTCGGCTTTATATTGTTTAAATATGACATTATTACTCTTTTCGGAGTAGCACTGATACTTTTTGCGAATGATTTTACGACGATTTCTATAGCAACTGATAATGTAATATCTACTATAAACCCAAATAAGTGGAATGTAAAGAATATAACGCTTTCGTCTTCAGTTATAGGTATCCTCTTATTCATAGAGGGAATGCTAGGAATATTCATAGCGAGGGATTATTTCCACTTCTCTATAAGCAAAATTCAGTCGTTTGTACTACTGATAGTGATATTCTCGAGCCAATTCAACGTCCTCTTAGTAAGAGAGAGAAGGCATTTTTGGTCCTCTATGCCTGGAAAAGCTCTATTGATATCCACGTCTTCAGTGCTGGTAATTTTCACGATAATTGGTGCGCTGGGAATAATAATAGAGCCCGTTGGTTTGAAAGCTTCACTGTTTGCTCTCGTCTATTCTGCAGTGTTTACATTAGCTTTAGACCCGGTTAAATGTTATGTGTTCAGAAAAGTTGGTCTCTAA